The genomic stretch ATGCAACTGTCGAAGTGGAAATATCAGAAGATATGCAGCTGGTACATTTTGACTTCAACAGGTAAATGAGGCCTGGGTGCATCCTAAATTCCATGCAATTTTATCTCCCATGAATCAATTGATCTGCTTGCTACATTTATATGCCATTTTGTAGCGGGGATGTTGAATGCTGGGACAGTAGTCCCCACTAGACTTTGAAAAGAGGGAAAAGAAGAGGCTTGGGGGGAGTCAAATTCTTGTCTGTAATGGTTGTTAAcgatttcattttatttggtcCTATTTGCAGCACCCCATTTGAGCTCCATGATGACAACTACGTTCTAAAGGCAATGAAATTTTGTGAAAGACCACAGGGTGATGATATGGCACACAATTTTACTTCAGATGGAGGTGAAGGTTCTAGCATGTCTGGCATGTATCAACCACAGCTCCCTCTTCCTCCGGTGTCAAACACGGCGGTTAGGCCTCCCACCTCACCGCCTATTCCCGGAATACTCAAAGCACGTGTCAAGCATGAACATTAATCAGCAAGATCAAACTTGAACATCTCACCATGAACAATACTCCCAGCTTGTCTgtatatttttgtataatttgCCGGCACTGCATAGGTTCCCGACGATTCCCCGACGATTCCCCTCACCTCATTAGATTGCCTCATTCTGGATATAATCTAAAGTACAAGCAGATCAGTCCATTTCTTTAGAAACTTTTTAGGGGTATTGGTTCTGGCAAATTCTTTGCTTTACATGTCCATCTCAGGCCATTGTAATTGTTTGCCATATTCTTATTCCTGCTTTTTAGCCTCCAATGTAGAAGAAATGGGAGTGTGTTAGACTGTAGAGGATTGTTCAGCTCCATAGAAATTTACAGAATCACTTCAGAAATTGGACTCCCCTGTTTCTTGTATTGCATTTATCTTTATCTGATGTCACTGCCATACCATTATTGATTTATTATCTTACTGTCGACGGGGAAGTTAAGTTGAAAAGGGAAGACAAGTAATACATATCCCTCATTTCAGTTCCAGCCCTAAAAGcatacattaattttttaaaaatgtataacTAACATCGAAAGGCATAAAATAGGcacactttttattattattattattattcaaagcGGGAAAGGGGAAAATAAAATAGGTACACTAATCTTGTAACTATATAGGATAAAAGAGTTCATAATTTACAATCCATGTTTGAcatttataatgattttaaattttggaggtcTCTAACTTTCTAAAACATTGGCTCTCGTGTTCTATAtaaggataaatgtaaaattagttcaTGTGGTTGATCTAAATTATAAATCGTTCACtgtagtataaaaaaataatttagaggttGTTGAGGTaagctaaaataacaatttggTCCCTGTAGTCAAATTTCGTCAACACACTTGACGGATTCCGTTAGTGTGTCACATTGGCACCATTAATATGATGACATATGgaactcttaataaaaataaagataaaaaactaaaaaaaataaaaaactaaaatttattttttttaaaaaaaataaaaatagagggGGTGGCTAAAACAAAAGACAAGCTAACTTCCTGATACAATGAATACCCACTAACTTAGTCACCCCAGCAATTCAAAAAGATACTTCTCTCTCCtgtttagagagagaaactcTGGGAAACCCTTAGGGTTTTTTTCCGCAGCCGCCTCCTAGTGAGGTCTTTCTCTCCGCCTTGTGCGGCCTTCCCGGGGTGGAGGAAAAGGTTTTTTGCCTTTTCCtttccccctccccttctttTTTCCCTATTTGCTGTGTTTTTCGTTTGGGTTTCttgtgttttgttctttttttcttgtgcaGATTCGAAGCCCGTCCAGCCACCGTCGTCGTTCACGCTCGTCGCCCAGCCTGTCGCCCAACCCGACGCCCAGCCTGTCGCCGTTCAATCTATCGTCGTCGCCCAGCCCGTCGCCCAGCCTGTCGCCGTTCAGTCCATCGTCGTCATCGTCGTCGCCGTTCACTGCTTTGCCGAAGTTCCTGGTTGTGGATCTGGTTTTTGGGGGTTTAGAttgggttttttcaaaacccgaTCTACTCTTCCACGCCGACCCATCCACCAATCGAGGCCTTCCACCATCCTCCCTGTCCTCCTAGCTCCCCTTTTCCGCCAGCCGATCCTCGTTCAGTCCACCGCTTGCCGGTGCCCGATCTGTTCTTCGGTTGGTTATCACCGCCCCTGCCCttgttttgttgtaattttctttttgttttattgtaattttagttttattttgctgttagtattgttttttgtggttttttatcTCCCTGCCATGACTTGGTTTGATTTTGAGGAGGAGATTGATGTTGGTGGTCGTCCTATACCGGCTTCCTTTTGGTTCTCTGCAGTGTCTACTCTGCAACAACTATTTAACAGTGGTTGTTGTTTTATCCGCAATGATCTCTTCACGGAGTTTATTTGCAATTTACACCGCCTTGTGCGGTCCTGGAATAGGCCCGGCTTGCTTATGATTCTTTTGGGATCATTGGTAATTACCATTGCCTACAGTTTGGTCCTTTTGGACTGGATCTAGAGTTTGTTCTTGTATTTGCACTGTATTTTAccatttgggctttgttgttgggATGGCCTTCCCTTTAGTTTTTATTTCtgtgttgttttagtttattttgggtttattgttggggagcccacccctttttCGTTTTCAGGATCTCCCACTTTCCTTTTCGTTCGGATCAGAAGTGGGAAAGATCCTTCCCTGTAgccctttccttattcaattaggaaaaaaaaaaattaaaaaaataaaaaaagaatacccACTAACTTCGAGATACATAAACAAGACAagctaaaacaaaagaaaaaaaacatgcatgcaCATCAACATACGTTTAGCACTCTATGTTGACACCTATAGTAGTCCAACACCAGCTTTTCCTCGCCTCGTTATCGATGCCTCTCTGGAGTATTCCTTGTTTAAGCTAGATTTAAAAGATTTTATGCGCTCGCGCTTCCCTTCCAGTGCCTCGATATCTCTATTGAGTTTATCAAGAGCATTGCTTGCTTGCCTTTCAGCAAAATGGGCAAGTGCAACTCTCTTCAATTGATCAAAGGCAAATTGAATTCTAAATCCTGTGAATTGTAAGGTTTTCAGGCTTGTCCAACAGTTGAGAAGATGAACTTCGGTGATATCCACAGCTTTGGTATTTATCATGTAATATATGCACTCACATAACATGTGGAAGAAGTAAAGTTTCACCCCTGGACTTAACTTGGACTCAACACTAACATCCCCGTGTTTGGAAAGCAAGTCTTTCAAGATAGGGGCCAACTTCCGAGTAACCTTGTAATCCTCAATATTGACAACATGTTCTTTAGGAGGCTGCTTATAGTTATGCCAAAACATGAAATCCGAACTCTTAAAATCTTCCACTTCGTCTCGAAGTTCTGTAGGAATCTCTATGCCAATATCAAGAAATTTTATGAGCTGTGTGTAAGCCTTGTCCAAATAATGAACTATATATTCCTCAATATCATTTTCACTAGCTCGATCATCAAGTTCTGTAGTAAGTGTTCCCAATATAACACTACGAAGTTCCTTATTCTCCTCTTCACTCAATGATTTCAAAATATCAAACAAGGTTGAAGCCGGCTTGATgagttcttcttctttctctcgaATCGGCTTTGCAAACTGTCCAAAAGGATTCCTCAGCTCCACATCTCCATGCTCTCCCTTTAGCAATGATACTACCTGAGAACCAACCAAAGATTAAGCCTATTATTAGGAAATTTATTGACACTGGAGAGTCTTTAGGTGAGACCTTAATATAGGATGTTGGAGTAAGTACCACTCAagccaaaagcttaagcctatgaATTTGGGTTCAACTATGCTATATTAACCCCTCATATTTGTGACATCTTTCTAATgtaaaattcaatctttttaCATGTAATTAAACATGTATACCCTATACAAAAACACATGTAAGCTTGAGGAATTAAATAGTACTTTATGGAGTTCTACCTTAATGGCATTGTTAAGAAGATTGATACTTTGGTGAGTATTTTTAAATAACCCATATATAGCAGGTTGAAACAATACACGATCCAAAAGCTTAACCTCTGGGTTTAGCTAGGCCAaattatgctatatatataaaccactTATTCTTCTAATTATATCTTTTCGACATGGAACTCACTTGCATATGTATGTATACATTATGccaaatactttttaaattactaattaatttccTCCATCAACAGTCAACACACATCCAGTGTTGAAAAAGGTTAAAAGATAAGATTTTATATGACTGaatttctaaaacaaaaaagatccTAGCTAGCGCTAGCTAGCTATAGGGGTTATTTGTTTTAACTTTCAAATCTTCAACAATATATGAGCTTACGTACCTCTGAGAAGACGCAAGAAATTTCAGCAACAAAATGACATTCCTTGCAATAATAAATGGTTAATATTTGGTCTCTTTCTTCCTCACAAGCATCGCAATAGAATTCATCGTCTGTCTGATCAAGTTCATGTATAGCAAGAGAATGCGTGAGGATAAGGGGATCAATGTGGCATTTGTGTTTAATGGTATACGGTAATGGACCACACGTAAGATGGAGATTGAAATCACAATAGAGACAACAAAAAGCATATGATTTGCAGGTGGAATTGCAAGCGCTGCACTTGATCAGTTCATCACCAGTATTGTCCTTGAATTGTAGAAGGTGATCGTGGCCTTCGTATGATATAGCGGCAGTCCTTATCACACTGCATTCTAAGTGCAAGCAAAAGCTGCAATTTTCACTCTCACAAACGTAGGCCAAGTTGTTCCAGCCAATTTTCTTGCGACAGGCATTGCACTTCCGATATGTTGGGCGCAGGGTCTTGAGAGGGTGGTATGGATGAAAGGGATGGAAAATCTCTTGCGGCAACTCAAAACACGATGGATGGAGAAAGAAACGACATGCGAGGCAACCGTAGCTCATCGGGTCCGAGCAGTATTTTCCACATACGCTGCAGTTAATGTGATCGGCAGGCATGTTCTGGAAGAGTAGCAATGGGTGCCGGTGGTGGTGGCTAAAATGTAGCGTACCAACTGGCGGCTCCTCCCTTTCTTCTATCCTTGGCCTTATAAAAGCGCACTTAACATCAAAGGTGACGTTGCACTTGTCGCAGCGGAAGGTGAAGCCCCGGCAAATTTTGCCACAAGCACAACAGTCAAACTGGCCGTATTCTGCGTGTACTAGGGAAAGAGGGTGTGGGTGAAGAAGGGGGTTGTGCAACTCCTGCGGTAGCTTTTCACACGATTCGTGCAGAGCGAAGTCGCATTTCCTGCAACTAATTACATCTTCTTCACTCTTCTTTTCACTCAGCGATAACACATGCTCGTGACTGAAATATTGCTGAATCTCCATCTCTGTCTTTCTCTAGGATTTTACCCAAATCtgaaatcagattttttttttcctggaaaCCTCTTGCTTCAggcaatttttcttcttcttctaaaacCCAACGATTGACTTATAGAAATCTGATTGAAAAAAACAGGGGACAATTTAAAGTTTGACTGGTTCTGTTTCTTTTGGTTTCTCAGAAGCCAAGCATGGTGTTAAAAGAAGGGTTGAGTCTTACCTGAATTGCAGAAGCAGGAAACAAAACCTATTTGCTGTGGACGTGAGATTTTTGGGCTTGCTACGGTGGTAGGAACGTCGGCGTCTTCAGGCAAGATAGAATTCTGGAAACCTCTTGCTTCAggcaatttttcttcttcttctaaaacCCAACGATTGAATAATAGAAACTTGAAACGACCACAGTAATATTCTACCCGGTATCGCTTCTCACATTACTTCAAATCATCGTCCTCTTCCGCGATGCACTTATAGAAATCTCCTTGAAAAAAACAGGGGACAATTTAAAGTTTGACGGGTTCTGTTTCTTTTGGTTTCTCAGAAGCCAAGCATGTTGTTAAAAGAAGGGTTGAGTCTTACCTGAATTGCAGAAGCAGGAAACAAAACCTATTTGCTGTGGACGTGAGATTTTTGGGCTTGCTACGGTGGTAGGAACGTCGGCGTCTTCGGGAAAGGTAGAATTCTGGAAACCTCTTGCTTCAGgcaaattttcttcttcttctaaaacCCAACGATTGACTTCCAAAAATCTGAAATGATGTTTTGTCGTTAAAAAACTTTGgcagggtagaattgtaaaaaCCGTTATGCACATAATTGGCAATCGTTAAAATTTTAGAAGTTCTTGGTTAAAACTCTTGTAAAAaccgtttttttatttttacctctgGTCATTAATTAgtgtaattaattgtgttgattatatttcaagagtttttcatacataaattattcaataaattaagtattattaatgtccgaatcaaataaggaaacaaataatataaatgaaattataacctttttttttgcacaccaacaatattttctttaaattttaaatttttttactcatgatttttaataattgaaccgtgcaaatattgaaagggtttttcctttttctatttttttaatgaattaagtgtacgattttttcttaattaatttattttgacatttctttttattaactcacatgtccctttttttaaaaaaaatttaaattttttttactcataatttttaataattgaacggtgcaaatattgaaaggggtttttgcttttctattttttttaatgaattaagttaattaattccttttgacctttcattttattaagtcacatttatctctctcatCCTAAATCACGtcggtctctctcactctaaattCACCATTTCCTTCTACGGCAACAACATTTCAAAACActttcctatagaagttgacGGTTGTACAAAGTTTATTTTATCAGTTTCATAgaaatatatgtgactccgAACTATAAttaaggtatgagatattcgagatgaatgtatctttgtgcttttatgcataaatttttagcaattgtgaattgattatctttagtttgtttctttagaatttttttttaccaaacaccgttttaaattagagattaggtagagattgtatctctccctttattaaaacacaatttttccttaattatttccttttaaCCTTTCGTTTTATTAACACACATTTATCTCTTTTACCCTAAATCCAGTTCCAGCTTCATGTGGCTATAACTCTTGATCATTTCATGCGAATTAAGTGCCTTATCATAGTGAGAATTTGAACTTTTCTTAGATATTCCAGTTGCTTAATTCCTCATGTCTCTCATTTCCCTTGTTCTTGACATTTGAACTGTAGATCACGTCCTCATGCAACTGTCGAAGTGGAAATATCAGAAGATATGCAGCTGGTACATTTTGACTTCAACAGGTAAATGAGGCCTGGGAGCATCCTAAATTCCATGCAATTTCATCTCCCATGAATCAATTGATCTGCCTGCTACATTTATATGCCATTTTGTAGCGGGGATGTTGAATGTTGGGACAGTCCCCATTAGACtttgaaaagaaggaaaagaagagggggTTGGGGGGAGTCCTCCATGTGCGTATACTTAAATGCTGTACTTCAGTTGGCAACCAACCAAGCATATTCTCCGgacactgatttttttttttttttccccagaTATTCAAATTCTTGTATTTAATGGTTGTtaacaatttcattttatttggtcGTATTTGCAGCACCCCATTTGAGCTCCATGATGACAACTACGTTCTAAAGGCAATGAAATTTTGTGAAAGACCACAGGGTGATGATATGGCACACAATTTTACTTCAGATGGAGGTGAAGGTTCTAGCATGTCAGGCATGTATCAACCACAGCTCCCTCTTCCTCCAGTGTCAAACACGGCGGTTAGGCATCCCACCTCACCGCCTATTCCCGGAATAGTACTCAAAGCACGTGTCAAGCATGAACATTAATCAGCAAGACCAAACTTAAACATCTCACCATGAACAATACTCCCAGCTTGTCTgtatatttttgtataatttgCCAGCACTGCATAGGTCCCTGACGATTCCCCTCACCTCATTAGATTGCCTCATTCTGGATATAATCTAAAGTACAAGCAGATCAGTCCATTTCTTTAGAAACTTTTTAGGGGTATTGGTTCTGGCAAATTCTTTGCTTTACATGTCCATCTCAGGCCATTGTAATTGTTTGCCATATTCTTATTCCTGCTTTTTAGCCTCCAATGTAGAAGAAATGGGAGTGTGTTAGAGTGTAGAGGATTGTTCAGCTCCATAGAAATTTATAGAATCACTTCAGAAATTGGACTCCCCTGTTTCTTGTATTGCATTTATGTCTATTCTCGGTCATTGAGACCATGTTTTCGACAAATCGTGGTATAAAGACCATGTTTTAGAACATTGAAACAGAGGTGAACAGAGGGAAGAATGGACTTGGATGCCTGGTTGATTTTGTTTCCAAATTTATTGGATGCAAAAAAGGAACAATAATTTCACCACTTCCTCATCAATATAATCACAgctaacatgtttttttttcctaagatGTTATAAGAGCCAATGCGGACAGGACAACATAGGACTAGCAATTCCAAAATTTTGAAGCCACTgatatgaattatttattttttattttaatcacatgtCAGCGTGAGGGACATGTATTTACTCATTACAGTGATGACGATGGTGTAGGAGTTTTGTAGTGCTTCTGGCATTCTTGTGCACAGCAACTAAGCAAGGGTGTAAATATGCAAGTGACTGCAACAACTCTTACAGTTGGATCACAGATTTCCTGcacttcaattattttttattcgtGTCTCTGAGTGGTAGAAGCTATAGGAAGTCCACACGTTAGCCATTTACAAGCAGACGTTAGAACCGTCTAAATCGAACCTATTAGTTCCTTTAAGAGACGACGTTGtctttttaaaatctcttaGATTTAATCTGCAGAGTCCATTTTTTAACAGC from Corylus avellana chromosome ca1, CavTom2PMs-1.0 encodes the following:
- the LOC132164591 gene encoding uncharacterized protein LOC132164591 — translated: MEIQQYFSHEHVLSLSEKKSEEDVISCRKCDFALHESCEKLPQELHNPLLHPHPLSLVHAEYGQFDCCACGKICRGFTFRCDKCNVTFDVKCAFIRPRIEEREEPPVGTLHFSHHHRHPLLLFQNMPADHINCSVCGKYCSDPMSYGCLACRFFLHPSCFELPQEIFHPFHPYHPLKTLRPTYRKCNACRKKIGWNNLAYVCESENCSFCLHLECSVIRTAAISYEGHDHLLQFKDNTGDELIKCSACNSTCKSYAFCCLYCDFNLHLTCGPLPYTIKHKCHIDPLILTHSLAIHELDQTDDEFYCDACEEERDQILTIYYCKECHFVAEISCVFSEVVSLLKGEHGDVELRNPFGQFAKPIREKEEELIKPASTLFDILKSLSEEENKELRSVILGTLTTELDDRASENDIEEYIVHYLDKAYTQLIKFLDIGIEIPTELRDEVEDFKSSDFMFWHNYKQPPKEHVVNIEDYKVTRKLAPILKDLLSKHGDVSVESKLSPGVKLYFFHMLCECIYYMINTKAVDITEVHLLNCWTSLKTLQFTGFRIQFAFDQLKRVALAHFAERQASNALDKLNRDIEALEGKRERIKSFKSSLNKEYSREASITRRGKAGVGLL
- the LOC132186469 gene encoding transcription factor-like protein DPB; amino-acid sequence: MQLVHFDFNSTPFELHDDNYVLKAMKFCERPQGDDMAHNFTSDGGEGSSMSGMYQPQLPLPPVSNTAVRHPTSPPIPGIVLKARVKHEH